The Rhizobium sp. BG4 genome has a window encoding:
- the paoA gene encoding aldehyde dehydrogenase iron-sulfur subunit PaoA produces MPVIPDASITLELCRVALLISSKDTVMATGTAKRGALAQSAGDTMTYSTPVSLTINGERHELDVDNRTTLLDLLREHLHLTGTKKGCDHGQCGACTVHVGGQRINACLTLAVMHEGDDITTIEGLGRPGQLHPMQAAFLKHDGFQCGYCTPGQICSAVAVLEEIRAGIPSHVTEELTRPPGLTDAEIRERMSGNICRCGAYSNILEAIEEVGGINP; encoded by the coding sequence CTGCCAGTCATTCCTGACGCGTCGATCACACTGGAACTTTGTCGCGTGGCGCTTCTTATCTCTTCCAAAGACACTGTCATGGCCACCGGCACTGCCAAAAGAGGTGCGTTGGCCCAATCTGCAGGAGACACGATGACATATTCGACCCCTGTGTCACTCACCATCAATGGCGAGCGGCATGAGCTTGACGTTGACAACCGGACGACGCTTCTCGACCTCCTGCGCGAACACCTGCACCTCACCGGGACAAAAAAGGGTTGCGATCATGGGCAGTGCGGCGCCTGCACCGTGCATGTCGGTGGCCAGCGTATCAATGCCTGTCTTACGCTCGCCGTGATGCACGAAGGCGACGATATCACGACAATCGAGGGACTGGGGAGACCCGGTCAACTCCATCCGATGCAGGCCGCATTCCTCAAACATGATGGCTTTCAATGTGGGTATTGCACGCCTGGCCAGATCTGCTCGGCCGTCGCCGTACTTGAAGAGATCCGGGCCGGCATCCCAAGCCACGTCACCGAAGAGCTGACGAGACCACCCGGCCTTACTGATGCGGAGATTCGCGAGCGCATGAGTGGCAACATCTGCCGCTGCGGTGCCTATTCCAACATCCTGGAAGCGATCGAAGAGGTCGGAGGGATCAACCCATGA
- a CDS encoding xanthine dehydrogenase family protein subunit M: protein MRPFTYERASSASSAARAAAENPEAKFIAGGTNLLDLMKLQIERPAHLIDVNGLGLDEIQPTQAGGLRIGALVRNTALASHEVVRRDYALLSRALLAGASGQLRNKATTAGNLLQRTRCPYFYDPHQPCNKRQPGSGCSAIGGFTRQHAVVGISNACIATHPSDMAIAMRALDAVVETVKADGAVRAIPIGEFYRLPGETPHIETVLEPGELITSVVLPAPAGGSHIYRKVRDRASYAFALVSIGAVIQPDGSGRVAAGGVAHKPWRVEDGDKELKNGAKAAAAALMADARPTEQNRFKLELVERALAAVIAQARG from the coding sequence ATGAGACCGTTCACCTATGAGCGCGCTAGCTCTGCATCGTCCGCTGCAAGGGCGGCTGCGGAAAATCCCGAGGCGAAATTCATTGCCGGCGGGACCAATCTGCTCGATTTGATGAAGCTTCAGATTGAACGTCCCGCCCATCTGATTGACGTCAACGGACTTGGGCTTGATGAGATTCAACCGACGCAGGCAGGCGGTCTTCGGATCGGAGCGCTGGTACGCAACACCGCACTAGCCTCACACGAGGTCGTGCGTCGCGATTACGCTCTTCTGTCGCGAGCGCTGTTGGCAGGAGCATCCGGTCAGCTTCGAAATAAGGCAACCACCGCAGGCAACCTCTTGCAGCGCACGCGCTGTCCCTATTTCTACGATCCGCACCAACCCTGCAACAAGCGCCAGCCCGGCAGCGGCTGTTCGGCGATAGGCGGCTTCACCCGCCAGCATGCAGTCGTTGGCATCAGCAATGCCTGCATTGCCACGCATCCGAGCGACATGGCGATCGCCATGCGCGCGCTCGACGCTGTCGTCGAGACTGTCAAGGCAGACGGCGCGGTTCGCGCAATACCAATCGGTGAATTTTATAGGCTTCCGGGCGAGACGCCCCACATCGAAACCGTTCTCGAGCCCGGCGAGTTGATCACAAGCGTTGTCCTGCCGGCTCCAGCCGGCGGCAGCCACATCTACAGGAAGGTCAGAGACCGTGCATCCTACGCATTTGCGCTTGTTTCGATCGGTGCCGTCATTCAGCCCGATGGCAGCGGTCGCGTCGCCGCCGGTGGCGTCGCCCACAAGCCATGGCGTGTCGAGGACGGGGACAAGGAACTTAAAAACGGAGCCAAAGCCGCTGCCGCCGCCTTGATGGCAGATGCCCGCCCGACCGAACAGAACCGCTTCAAGCTCGAGCTGGTAGAGCGAGCGCTCGCAGCCGTCATTGCGCAGGCAAGGGGATAA
- a CDS encoding response regulator has translation MTDARMPDRSKPTLGLDPAVALGLAGAVLFFLLNGFVSFFNLQALEDGNERVVQTHVAIVALDELLSQIQDAETGQRGFLLTNTETYLAPYNEALRAIPRQLDRIGELTGGNPGQSQRLATLKQHVDAKLSELAQTIDLRRSQGLEAALAVVNADSGKQEMDAIRAQIAAISGAEADIRLKRFVEMKQAQQRALLSTVFAVALGLVLTATIGFLVRRATLARRRDQWLQSGEVGLASAMMGDQEIAKLGNSILDYLARYSGAVAGAIFSGGGDTFHRQALYGVGDAASVRSQFRLREGLLGQAAAENRAIVVDDVPDGYLTFSSALGAHKPKHLVILPGSVAGAVNSVIELGFLHPVDERIVALLERASEAVSIAVRSATYRSELQDLLEETQRQSEELQTQSEELRVSNEELEEQSRALKEQQSRLEQQQVELEQTNSQLEEQAQQLETQRDALERANVAVGLKARELEQASQYKSDFLANMSHELRTPLNSSLILAKLLADNPQDNLTDEQVKYARTIQSSGNDLLNLINDILDLSKIEAGHVEIRPETVTLERLAGNLRQVFQPLAADKALAFAIEVDSACPAVIETDPQRLEQVLKNLLSNAIKFTEEGQVSLSIRRAAGGQVTFSVSDTGIGIASEQQHTVFDAFHQADGTISRRFGGTGLGLSISRQLVRLLGGAIDLESTLGKGSTFTVTLPEQYDPAKVTPRDMRPATAVEPIIAAVREPPAAPQRPIRRVEDDRHSLDETKRVLLVVEDDDAFASIVRDLSREMGFQTIVAGTAEEAVTLAKDLKPSAIVLDIGLPDQSGLAVLDRLKQDVQTRHIPIHVVSGSDHLETAYSLGAVGYLIKPVNRDQLVDVLQKFEARLSQGVRRVLIVEDDPVQREAVARLLASHDVETVTASTAAECLDRLRQETFDCMVMDLTLPDASGYSLLETLSQESAYAFPPVIVYTGRELSADDEQKLRRYSKSIIIKGAKSPERLLDEVSLFLHQVISELPAERQKMIRQARHRDALLEGRRILVVEDDVRNVYALTNILEPRGAIIEIARNGREALEALEKSAAQADGGIDLVLMDVMMPVMDGLTATREIRKNAAWKKLPIITLTAKAMPDDQERCIEAGANDYMAKPLDVEKLLSLVRVWMPK, from the coding sequence ATGACTGACGCGCGTATGCCGGATCGATCGAAACCAACGCTCGGTCTCGACCCTGCTGTCGCTCTTGGTCTGGCAGGCGCAGTGCTCTTCTTCCTTCTCAACGGGTTCGTATCGTTCTTCAATCTGCAGGCACTGGAGGATGGGAACGAACGGGTTGTCCAGACGCATGTGGCCATCGTTGCGCTCGACGAGTTGCTATCGCAGATACAGGATGCAGAGACCGGCCAGCGCGGCTTCCTCCTGACAAACACTGAGACCTACCTCGCACCTTACAATGAGGCGCTGCGCGCGATCCCGCGGCAGCTCGATAGGATCGGCGAACTCACGGGAGGCAATCCCGGGCAGAGCCAGAGACTGGCGACGTTGAAACAGCATGTCGATGCGAAGCTTTCCGAACTTGCCCAGACGATCGATCTGCGCCGTTCTCAAGGTCTCGAAGCAGCGCTTGCGGTTGTCAACGCCGACAGCGGCAAGCAGGAGATGGACGCGATCCGCGCTCAGATCGCTGCCATATCAGGCGCAGAAGCTGACATACGCCTGAAGCGCTTCGTGGAAATGAAACAGGCACAGCAACGCGCTTTGTTGAGCACGGTTTTTGCCGTTGCTCTCGGCCTGGTCCTGACAGCGACGATCGGCTTTCTGGTTCGCAGGGCCACGCTTGCGCGACGCCGGGACCAGTGGCTGCAGTCCGGTGAGGTCGGGCTTGCCAGTGCGATGATGGGCGATCAGGAGATCGCCAAACTGGGCAACAGCATCCTGGATTATCTTGCCCGCTACTCCGGCGCAGTGGCCGGCGCCATCTTTTCTGGCGGCGGCGACACCTTCCACAGACAGGCGCTCTACGGCGTGGGTGACGCCGCCAGCGTTCGCTCGCAATTCAGGTTGAGAGAGGGGCTGCTCGGTCAGGCGGCTGCCGAAAACAGGGCAATCGTTGTCGATGATGTCCCGGACGGCTACCTCACCTTCAGTTCCGCTCTCGGTGCACACAAACCAAAGCACCTGGTAATTCTGCCAGGAAGCGTCGCTGGCGCCGTCAATTCCGTGATCGAACTCGGCTTCCTGCACCCGGTCGACGAACGGATCGTCGCCCTCCTGGAACGGGCATCCGAAGCCGTTTCCATTGCCGTCAGGTCGGCCACATACCGCAGCGAATTGCAGGATCTCCTTGAAGAGACACAGCGCCAGTCCGAAGAGCTTCAGACCCAAAGCGAGGAACTGCGGGTTTCGAACGAGGAACTGGAGGAGCAAAGCCGGGCGCTGAAGGAACAGCAGTCGCGGCTGGAGCAGCAACAGGTCGAGCTCGAACAGACGAATTCCCAGCTCGAAGAGCAGGCCCAGCAACTGGAAACCCAGCGCGACGCGCTGGAACGCGCCAATGTCGCCGTCGGTCTGAAAGCGCGCGAACTTGAGCAGGCGAGCCAGTACAAGTCTGACTTCCTTGCAAACATGTCGCATGAACTGCGCACCCCACTCAACTCCTCGCTCATTCTGGCGAAGCTTCTTGCCGACAATCCGCAAGACAATCTGACCGACGAGCAGGTCAAGTACGCACGCACGATCCAGTCCTCTGGCAACGACCTGTTGAACCTGATCAACGACATCCTTGACCTTTCGAAGATCGAGGCCGGACATGTCGAGATCAGGCCCGAGACGGTCACGCTTGAACGGCTGGCCGGCAACCTCCGGCAGGTCTTCCAGCCGTTGGCTGCAGACAAGGCGCTTGCCTTCGCCATCGAGGTCGACAGCGCCTGCCCTGCCGTCATCGAGACCGATCCGCAACGCCTTGAACAGGTGCTCAAGAACCTGCTTTCAAATGCGATAAAGTTCACCGAGGAAGGGCAGGTATCGCTGTCAATCCGCCGCGCGGCGGGCGGGCAGGTGACGTTTTCCGTTTCCGATACGGGGATCGGGATCGCCAGCGAGCAGCAGCATACAGTCTTCGATGCCTTTCACCAGGCCGACGGCACGATCAGCCGCCGGTTTGGCGGCACCGGGCTTGGGCTGTCGATCTCGCGTCAGCTTGTCAGGCTTCTTGGCGGAGCGATCGATTTGGAGAGCACGCTCGGAAAGGGGAGCACGTTCACGGTGACCCTGCCCGAACAATACGATCCGGCCAAGGTGACACCGCGCGATATGCGTCCCGCCACAGCCGTTGAACCGATCATTGCCGCTGTCAGGGAGCCTCCCGCGGCGCCCCAAAGGCCGATCCGCCGCGTCGAGGACGACCGCCATTCGCTCGACGAGACAAAGCGTGTCCTGCTGGTCGTCGAGGACGATGATGCCTTTGCATCGATCGTCCGTGATCTGTCGCGGGAAATGGGCTTCCAGACCATCGTTGCCGGAACTGCCGAGGAAGCGGTGACGCTTGCAAAGGACTTGAAGCCGAGTGCCATCGTCCTTGACATCGGGTTGCCGGATCAATCAGGGCTTGCGGTGCTCGACCGGTTAAAGCAGGACGTTCAGACACGCCATATACCGATCCACGTCGTATCCGGCAGCGACCATCTTGAAACCGCCTATTCACTCGGCGCGGTCGGTTACTTGATCAAGCCCGTCAATCGTGATCAGCTTGTCGATGTGCTCCAGAAGTTCGAAGCCCGGTTGTCCCAGGGTGTTCGTCGCGTCCTGATCGTCGAGGATGATCCGGTGCAGCGCGAGGCTGTTGCGCGACTGCTCGCCTCGCACGACGTCGAGACGGTGACAGCAAGTACGGCGGCCGAATGCCTCGACCGGCTAAGGCAGGAGACGTTCGATTGCATGGTCATGGATCTGACGCTCCCCGATGCGTCCGGATATTCCCTCCTGGAGACCTTGAGCCAGGAGAGCGCCTACGCATTCCCGCCGGTCATCGTTTATACCGGTCGTGAGTTGTCCGCGGACGACGAGCAGAAGCTCAGGCGCTATTCCAAGTCGATCATCATCAAGGGTGCGAAATCCCCCGAGCGGCTGCTCGATGAAGTGAGCCTCTTCCTGCACCAGGTGATCTCCGAACTGCCGGCCGAACGGCAAAAAATGATCCGTCAGGCGAGGCACAGGGACGCGCTTCTTGAAGGCCGGCGGATCCTCGTTGTCGAGGACGATGTGCGCAACGTCTATGCTCTCACCAATATCCTGGAACCGCGGGGAGCGATAATCGAAATTGCACGCAACGGCCGGGAAGCGCTCGAAGCTCTGGAAAAATCCGCAGCGCAAGCCGATGGCGGCATCGACCTGGTGCTGATGGATGTGATGATGCCGGTCATGGACGGCCTGACGGCGACCCGCGAGATCCGCAAGAATGCCGCTTGGAAGAAACTGCCGATCATTACGCTGACGGCCAAGGCCATGCCGGACGACCAGGAGCGCTGCATCGAAGCGGGCGCAAATGACTATATGGCAAAGCCGCTCGACGTCGAGAAGCTTCTGTCGCTGGTACGGGTCTGGATGCCGAAATGA
- a CDS encoding CheR family methyltransferase, producing the protein MTLVPIPEKVEDIEIRLLLEALFLKYHYDFRSYAFASIKRRLKQAREQLGLATFSAMQESLLHDPEMVGQLLRYLTVQVSEMFRDPSYFRAIREKVVPHLRTYPSIKLWVAGCSGGEELYSMVILFREEGLEERTLFYATDINQDALKTAEAGVYPLDRVPLFTENHRKSGGKSSLSDYYQAAYGRVTFDRTLRRNVVFADHSLVTDAVFAEMHLISCRNVLIYFDRNLQDRALGLFKDSLARKGFLGLGAKESLRFSPQSGAFRDFVREEKIYQRQGE; encoded by the coding sequence ATGACGCTTGTACCGATCCCCGAGAAGGTCGAGGACATCGAGATCAGGTTGCTGCTCGAAGCCCTGTTTCTGAAGTACCACTACGATTTCCGCAGTTATGCCTTTGCCTCCATCAAGCGGCGCCTGAAGCAGGCGCGCGAGCAGCTCGGGCTGGCGACTTTCTCAGCCATGCAGGAAAGCCTGCTTCATGATCCGGAAATGGTCGGGCAACTCTTGCGCTACCTGACGGTACAGGTGAGCGAGATGTTTCGCGATCCCTCCTATTTCAGGGCGATCCGGGAAAAGGTCGTTCCACATCTGCGCACCTATCCATCGATCAAGCTATGGGTTGCCGGCTGCAGCGGCGGTGAGGAGCTCTACTCCATGGTCATCCTTTTCAGGGAAGAGGGGCTGGAAGAGCGCACGCTGTTTTACGCCACCGACATCAACCAGGACGCGTTGAAAACGGCGGAAGCAGGCGTCTATCCCTTGGACCGCGTCCCCCTCTTTACCGAAAACCACCGCAAGTCCGGGGGAAAGTCCTCGCTTTCGGATTATTACCAGGCAGCCTACGGCCGGGTCACCTTCGACAGGACATTGCGCCGCAATGTCGTATTCGCGGACCATAGTCTGGTAACCGATGCCGTTTTTGCCGAGATGCACCTCATCTCCTGCCGCAACGTCCTCATCTATTTCGATCGAAACCTACAGGACAGGGCACTTGGCCTCTTCAAGGATTCGCTCGCCCGCAAGGGTTTTTTGGGGCTTGGTGCCAAGGAGAGCCTGCGCTTCTCGCCTCAATCCGGCGCCTTCAGAGACTTCGTCCGTGAGGAGAAAATCTACCAAAGGCAGGGAGAATGA
- a CDS encoding chemotaxis protein CheB has product MSAIRPQAVVIGASAGALEALSAILPLLPVSFPIPILVVVHLPPDKRSVMAELFRAKCSLRVEEAEDKQPIEPGTIYFAPPDYHLLVEFDKTVSLSSDEPVLFSRPSIDVLFESAADAYGPSLIAIVLTGANHDGAKGLQAVGAAGGIALIQDPLTAFASAMPEAAIAMCPAAHVMSIAAIGEFLKEV; this is encoded by the coding sequence ATGAGCGCGATCAGGCCGCAAGCCGTGGTAATCGGAGCGTCGGCAGGTGCACTTGAGGCGCTTTCGGCGATACTGCCACTCTTGCCTGTCAGCTTCCCTATCCCGATCCTAGTGGTTGTTCACCTCCCGCCGGACAAGCGCAGCGTCATGGCCGAACTCTTCCGCGCCAAATGCAGCCTGCGCGTCGAGGAGGCCGAGGACAAGCAGCCGATAGAGCCAGGCACGATCTATTTTGCGCCGCCCGACTACCATCTCCTCGTTGAATTCGATAAGACCGTGTCACTATCGAGCGATGAGCCGGTCCTGTTTTCCAGGCCGTCCATCGACGTTCTGTTCGAGAGCGCTGCCGATGCCTATGGGCCGTCTCTTATTGCAATCGTGCTGACCGGCGCCAACCATGACGGCGCAAAGGGTTTGCAGGCGGTCGGCGCTGCCGGCGGGATCGCCCTCATCCAGGACCCGCTTACGGCTTTCGCATCCGCCATGCCTGAAGCAGCTATCGCAATGTGTCCCGCGGCGCATGTCATGTCGATTGCAGCGATCGGCGAATTTTTAAAAGAGGTTTAG
- a CDS encoding response regulator, whose amino-acid sequence MLAPVPFLLVDDLEENLLSLEALLRRDDLLLLKARSGDQALEILLQNDVALALVDVQMPGLNGFELAELMRGNERTRRIPIIFVTAGTTDGQRRFRGYEAGAVDFIQKPIEPDILRSKAEVFVELYRQRQQLAAQRDELALQAEALRQAAGHKDVLLREINHRVKNLFSITAGLISLSARSATSAADLESDLRSRIQALASAHDLTLPELGSGDGISWADTTVKALLEAIVAPHENRQKANIAISGADAPLRGNALTSLALLLHELTTNAAKYGALSTPSGQLSIDVSMSEGVLHLRWVEQGSPEMTGPTDREGFGTTLERAALKGLNAAIERKWAGDGVSISLEIPASGLIK is encoded by the coding sequence TTGTTGGCGCCCGTCCCATTTCTCCTCGTCGACGATCTTGAGGAAAATTTGCTTTCCCTGGAGGCGCTGCTGCGGCGCGACGACCTCCTGCTTCTCAAGGCCCGATCAGGCGACCAGGCGCTGGAGATCCTGCTGCAAAACGATGTAGCGCTGGCGCTGGTCGACGTGCAGATGCCGGGCCTTAACGGCTTCGAGCTCGCCGAGCTGATGCGTGGAAACGAAAGGACCCGGCGCATCCCGATTATCTTCGTGACTGCTGGTACGACAGACGGACAGCGCCGGTTTCGGGGCTACGAGGCCGGAGCGGTCGACTTCATCCAGAAGCCCATCGAGCCAGACATCCTGCGCAGCAAGGCCGAGGTTTTCGTCGAACTCTATCGTCAGCGACAACAGCTGGCAGCGCAAAGGGACGAGCTCGCCCTTCAGGCCGAGGCTCTCAGGCAAGCAGCCGGGCACAAGGACGTGCTGTTGCGGGAGATCAATCACCGGGTCAAGAACCTGTTCAGCATCACGGCCGGGCTGATCTCGCTCAGCGCCCGGTCGGCCACCAGCGCCGCCGACCTCGAGAGCGACCTCAGGTCGCGCATACAGGCACTTGCCAGCGCTCATGACCTGACGCTGCCCGAACTTGGAAGCGGCGACGGGATCAGCTGGGCTGATACAACCGTAAAGGCGCTCCTGGAAGCGATCGTTGCTCCCCATGAAAACAGGCAGAAAGCCAATATCGCGATCAGCGGAGCGGACGCTCCGCTGCGCGGTAACGCGCTGACCTCGCTCGCGCTCCTTCTCCATGAGCTGACGACGAATGCCGCCAAGTATGGCGCGCTTTCCACGCCCTCGGGACAGCTTTCGATCGACGTTTCGATGTCCGAGGGTGTCCTTCATCTCAGGTGGGTCGAGCAAGGCTCGCCCGAGATGACTGGTCCCACGGATCGGGAAGGCTTCGGGACGACGCTCGAAAGAGCCGCGCTCAAAGGTCTGAATGCGGCAATCGAGCGAAAATGGGCCGGCGACGGCGTTTCGATTTCACTCGAAATTCCTGCGTCAGGCCTGATAAAATAA
- a CDS encoding cache domain-containing protein, with product MNKVRPALLLLSASLIPVIILAAGMEWFFVTEQRRSLDDDVRLRADTIAATVQRELNTQIQLLSVIADSPRFDLPVSRSSFAETARRLRERVPGWEQIRVSDQDGNVVLSLPPLDASASRRIVDVESYERLLKTGEPVIGNVVVGPKGRAAFAIRVPIERRGKLQAVLSAVIGPQTVTELLAATGLPGTWPAWIVDGQDRLVASTGAPALSGRPGDEFASFTGTSFSNAVLASGGTLRAAEAPLAETPWRVRVGIPAEEYDRLANKAWMLLIAGACVTLLLSGAGAFLLLREIDARNRERESIANWQRMDALGKLTGQAAHDFNNLLMVFQSGVEGIKRRRGDEQRVTLLLGHMADGVTKGKAITQRLLSFSRRSNQGATHVELDEKLAAIKPLLRQALNDTVTLDFELHDDLWPVHVDPAGLEIALINLLTNAREAMRDGGRVTISARNVAEAGLEDARLRGAFVALTVTDAGKGVDAANLVRVFEPFFSTKENGQAGLGLTQVHSFALAAGGAVKVSSLLGHGSAFTLLLPKSDAPKTSRQNKPSSAELAKVILIVDDTPASLESVRLGLEGLVATIFTAGRGAEALEILDRHPEVEAIVSDIMMPQMSGIELAETIGRSHPRLPVVLMTGYSDKLESGAEVMRPVVAKPFRTEDLAAALAAERSRIAQSANVVRLDSVLKT from the coding sequence TTGAACAAAGTCCGGCCAGCGCTCCTTCTCCTCAGCGCCTCCCTCATACCGGTCATCATCCTGGCCGCGGGAATGGAGTGGTTCTTCGTGACCGAGCAACGACGGTCGCTCGATGATGACGTTCGGTTACGGGCCGACACGATCGCCGCGACGGTCCAGCGCGAGCTCAATACCCAGATACAGCTCCTGTCAGTGATCGCCGACTCGCCAAGGTTCGATCTTCCGGTTTCTCGCTCAAGCTTTGCAGAGACGGCGCGCCGGCTGCGTGAACGGGTGCCGGGATGGGAGCAGATCCGCGTATCAGACCAGGACGGTAATGTCGTTCTCTCGCTTCCCCCCTTGGATGCATCGGCAAGCCGGCGTATTGTTGATGTCGAGAGTTACGAAAGGCTACTCAAAACGGGCGAGCCGGTCATTGGGAACGTCGTTGTCGGTCCGAAGGGCAGGGCGGCTTTCGCTATCCGCGTCCCTATCGAAAGAAGAGGCAAGCTTCAGGCTGTGCTTTCCGCGGTGATCGGCCCGCAGACCGTTACCGAGCTGCTGGCCGCGACCGGTCTTCCCGGCACCTGGCCGGCATGGATCGTCGATGGGCAAGACCGGCTGGTTGCCTCGACCGGCGCGCCCGCACTCTCAGGCAGGCCCGGCGACGAATTCGCAAGTTTTACCGGCACCAGCTTCAGCAACGCAGTGTTGGCGTCCGGGGGGACCCTCAGGGCTGCCGAGGCACCACTTGCAGAGACACCCTGGCGCGTGAGGGTCGGCATCCCCGCCGAGGAATATGATCGACTGGCCAACAAGGCCTGGATGCTGCTGATTGCTGGCGCATGCGTGACGCTGTTGCTGTCAGGCGCTGGGGCATTCCTGCTGCTGCGGGAAATCGATGCGCGAAATCGCGAACGCGAGAGCATCGCCAACTGGCAGCGAATGGACGCACTCGGCAAGCTTACGGGGCAGGCTGCTCATGACTTTAACAATCTCCTGATGGTCTTCCAGTCGGGGGTCGAAGGCATCAAGCGGCGCAGAGGCGACGAGCAGCGCGTTACGCTTTTGCTCGGCCACATGGCCGACGGCGTCACCAAAGGCAAGGCGATCACCCAACGCCTTTTGTCATTTTCCAGGCGATCCAACCAGGGTGCGACGCATGTCGAACTCGACGAGAAACTCGCTGCCATCAAACCGCTTCTTCGCCAGGCTCTTAATGACACGGTCACGCTGGATTTTGAACTCCATGATGACCTCTGGCCCGTTCACGTGGATCCGGCCGGGCTTGAGATTGCCCTTATCAACCTCCTGACCAATGCCAGGGAAGCGATGCGGGATGGAGGAAGGGTGACGATCTCGGCCAGGAATGTCGCCGAGGCCGGCCTGGAAGATGCGCGGCTTCGTGGCGCCTTCGTGGCGCTGACTGTCACAGACGCAGGCAAGGGCGTCGACGCGGCAAACCTGGTGCGGGTGTTCGAGCCCTTCTTCTCGACGAAGGAAAACGGCCAGGCCGGTCTCGGGCTCACTCAGGTTCATAGTTTCGCCCTGGCAGCCGGAGGCGCGGTCAAGGTCTCCAGCCTGCTCGGACATGGCAGCGCCTTCACACTCCTTCTGCCGAAATCCGATGCGCCAAAGACCTCCAGACAGAACAAGCCTTCATCGGCAGAACTCGCCAAAGTCATCCTGATTGTCGACGACACGCCCGCATCGCTTGAGTCGGTCCGTCTGGGGCTGGAAGGTCTCGTCGCGACGATCTTCACGGCCGGGCGAGGCGCTGAGGCGCTCGAAATCCTTGATCGTCATCCAGAAGTCGAGGCTATCGTCAGCGACATCATGATGCCGCAGATGTCCGGGATCGAGCTTGCCGAAACGATTGGACGCAGCCATCCCCGCCTCCCTGTCGTGTTGATGACCGGTTACAGCGACAAGCTGGAATCAGGAGCCGAAGTGATGCGGCCGGTCGTCGCCAAACCGTTTCGGACCGAAGACCTGGCAGCAGCCCTGGCAGCCGAGCGATCAAGGATCGCTCAATCAGCCAACGTCGTCCGCTTGGACAGTGTGTTGAAAACGTAG
- a CDS encoding BA14K family protein → MPVPVVKQTQISNLEDVQFRRPVRRGWYNGHRGYRSYHRGYRRHSDGFWYPLAAFGAGAIIGGALAAPRAYAGSSRHVQWCSERYRTYRASDNTYVPRAGVRAECISPYN, encoded by the coding sequence ATGCCGGTTCCGGTTGTGAAGCAGACACAGATCAGCAACCTAGAAGACGTCCAATTTCGCCGCCCCGTGAGGCGTGGATGGTATAATGGACATCGCGGTTATCGCTCGTACCACCGAGGCTATCGCCGCCACAGCGACGGTTTCTGGTACCCGCTTGCCGCTTTCGGTGCCGGCGCAATCATCGGCGGCGCTCTCGCGGCGCCCCGAGCCTATGCAGGTTCCAGCCGCCATGTGCAGTGGTGCTCGGAGCGCTACCGCACCTATCGTGCATCCGACAACACCTACGTGCCGCGCGCTGGTGTGCGCGCCGAATGCATTTCCCCGTACAACTAG
- a CDS encoding Crp/Fnr family transcriptional regulator, producing MVKQSDLKNKMLRALTAEDFGLLEPYLEPVRLTSAFRIAEPRKTLEHVYFPESGIGSVLAVAATGTATEAGMFGREGFVPTATIIGDNEVPYLIEMHVAGSGYRIPIDHMRKATLQSSTLQIPFIKYMHVFATQVSYTSLANAKFRLEQRLARWILMCHDRLRADVMEITHDYIALLLGVRRPGVTTGLHLLEGLHLIRSTRGAIEVLDREGLEAYAAGSYGIPEEEFERLIGEAS from the coding sequence ATGGTAAAGCAAAGCGACCTGAAAAATAAAATGCTAAGGGCACTGACAGCGGAGGATTTCGGTCTGCTTGAACCTTATCTCGAACCCGTGAGGCTGACGAGTGCATTCCGGATTGCCGAACCGCGCAAGACGCTAGAGCACGTCTATTTTCCCGAGAGCGGCATTGGCTCGGTGCTTGCCGTGGCCGCCACTGGAACCGCGACGGAAGCCGGGATGTTCGGGCGCGAGGGCTTTGTACCGACCGCGACAATTATCGGCGATAACGAGGTCCCCTATCTGATCGAAATGCATGTTGCCGGATCCGGTTACCGGATTCCCATCGACCACATGAGGAAGGCTACTCTCCAAAGCTCGACCTTGCAGATACCTTTCATCAAGTACATGCATGTGTTTGCCACGCAGGTATCCTACACCTCGCTTGCCAATGCGAAGTTTCGGCTGGAACAGAGGCTGGCGCGCTGGATCCTCATGTGTCACGACCGGCTACGCGCCGACGTCATGGAGATCACGCACGACTACATCGCGCTGCTGCTTGGCGTGCGAAGGCCGGGCGTCACAACCGGTCTTCACCTGCTGGAGGGACTTCACCTGATAAGATCAACGCGTGGTGCAATCGAAGTCCTTGATCGTGAAGGCCTCGAAGCCTATGCAGCAGGCTCCTACGGTATCCCCGAAGAAGAATTCGAACGTCTGATTGGTGAAGCAAGCTAG